In Rhodanobacter denitrificans, a single window of DNA contains:
- the arfB gene encoding alternative ribosome rescue aminoacyl-tRNA hydrolase ArfB: MLTISRTLSLPESELVERFLRADGPGGQHVNRTESAVELRFDVAGSPSLPDEVRARLLARRDRRLTAEGMLVIQARRFRDQGRNRDDARERLVEIIRGVLTPPKKRVATKPTRASKERRLAGKQQRGRIKQTRSHKPDFE, translated from the coding sequence ATGCTGACCATCAGCCGCACCCTGTCTCTGCCCGAGTCCGAACTGGTCGAGCGTTTCCTGCGCGCGGACGGCCCCGGCGGGCAGCACGTGAACCGCACCGAGAGCGCGGTGGAGCTGCGTTTCGACGTGGCCGGCTCGCCGTCGCTGCCGGACGAAGTGCGCGCGCGGCTGCTGGCGCGGCGCGACCGCCGGCTCACCGCCGAGGGCATGCTGGTGATCCAGGCACGCCGCTTCCGCGACCAGGGACGCAACCGCGACGACGCGCGCGAGCGGCTGGTCGAGATCATCCGCGGCGTGCTGACGCCGCCGAAGAAACGCGTTGCCACCAAGCCGACCCGCGCCTCGAAGGAGCGCCGCCTGGCCGGCAAGCAGCAGCGCGGCAGGATCAAGCAAACGCGCTCGCACAAACCGGACTTCGAATGA
- a CDS encoding 1-acyl-sn-glycerol-3-phosphate acyltransferase → MRGRLFTPAQLPARMPRLRDGWQRRSCRAVLRMAGWSLVGEFPDAPKLVLIAAPHSSWWDGVWGLLVKVAIGADVHFMGKQELFFWPLGGLLRRLGGMPIDRGAARGVVEQMIDQFRQREKLWLGIAPEGTRKPVQRWKSGFWRIARDAGVPIFPVAFHYPDKVIRLGPLFDTSADMEADLARLRAFYAPYRGKRRDV, encoded by the coding sequence ATGAGGGGGCGCCTGTTCACGCCCGCCCAGCTCCCGGCACGGATGCCCCGCCTGCGCGACGGCTGGCAACGTCGCAGCTGCCGCGCGGTGCTGCGCATGGCCGGCTGGAGTCTGGTCGGCGAGTTCCCCGATGCGCCGAAACTGGTGCTGATCGCCGCGCCGCATTCGTCCTGGTGGGACGGCGTGTGGGGGCTGCTGGTCAAGGTGGCGATCGGTGCCGACGTGCACTTCATGGGCAAGCAGGAGCTGTTCTTCTGGCCGCTGGGCGGCCTGCTGCGCCGGCTCGGCGGCATGCCGATCGACCGCGGCGCCGCCAGGGGCGTGGTCGAGCAGATGATCGACCAGTTCCGCCAGCGCGAGAAACTCTGGCTGGGCATCGCGCCGGAGGGTACGCGCAAGCCAGTGCAGCGCTGGAAGAGCGGTTTCTGGCGCATCGCCCGCGACGCCGGCGTACCGATCTTCCCGGTCGCGTTCCACTACCCCGACAAGGTCATCCGGCTCGGTCCGCTGTTCGACACCAGCGCCGACATGGAGGCTGACCTGGCCCGTCTGCGCGCGTTCTACGCGCCGTACCGGGGCAAGCGCCGCGACGTCTGA
- a CDS encoding pseudouridine synthase, translating into MIDILYQDDALIAVNKPANLAVHRSTFVGSADAFLIDLLREQVGGDVYLAHRLDRATSGVLLVARSKEVAAALGEQFMNRTVHKQYLVVVRGWPEPAEDVIDYPLPGSRETGPRREARTRCRRLATIEVPIALGRYPQQRYALLLAEPESGRFRQIRKHLAHIHHPVIGDCQHGRGDHNRLYKQHFGCHRMLLHAWRIRFAHPLTGMAMEIEAPLDDAFAGLLDRFGWALPGGGEED; encoded by the coding sequence ATGATCGACATCCTCTACCAGGACGACGCGCTGATCGCGGTGAACAAGCCCGCGAACCTGGCCGTGCATCGCTCGACGTTCGTGGGCTCGGCCGACGCGTTCCTGATCGACCTGCTGCGCGAACAGGTGGGCGGCGACGTGTACCTGGCGCATCGGCTCGACCGCGCGACCAGTGGCGTGCTGCTGGTCGCGCGCAGCAAGGAAGTCGCCGCGGCGCTGGGCGAGCAGTTCATGAATCGCACGGTGCACAAGCAGTATCTCGTCGTGGTGCGCGGTTGGCCCGAGCCGGCCGAGGACGTGATCGACTATCCCCTGCCCGGCTCGCGCGAGACCGGTCCGCGCCGCGAGGCGCGCACGCGCTGCCGGCGGCTGGCCACGATCGAGGTGCCGATTGCGCTGGGCCGCTATCCGCAACAGCGCTACGCCCTGCTGCTGGCCGAACCGGAAAGCGGCCGCTTCCGCCAGATCCGCAAGCACCTGGCGCATATCCACCATCCGGTGATCGGCGACTGTCAGCACGGCCGCGGCGACCACAACCGGCTGTACAAGCAGCATTTCGGCTGCCACCGCATGCTGCTGCATGCGTGGCGCATCCGCTTCGCGCACCCGCTGACCGGCATGGCGATGGAGATCGAGGCACCGCTGGACGATGCATTCGCGGGGCTGCTCGATCGCTTCGGCTGGGCATTGCCAGGCGGGGGCGAAGAGGATTGA
- a CDS encoding tRNA (cytidine(34)-2'-O)-methyltransferase: MLHVILFRPEIPPNTGNVIRLCANTGAALHLVRPLGFQLDDARLRRAGLDYHEYASVAVHDELARCLDAIGAPRVFAFSTRGRVAHVDARFADGDALLFGCETAGLPSDVLDAVPPPQRLRLPMCPDSRSLNLSNTVAVAVYEAWRQLGFPGAASV, encoded by the coding sequence ATGCTGCATGTCATCCTGTTCCGTCCCGAGATCCCGCCGAACACCGGCAACGTGATTCGCCTGTGCGCGAACACCGGCGCCGCGCTGCACCTGGTCCGGCCGCTCGGCTTCCAGCTCGACGATGCCCGGCTGCGCCGCGCCGGGCTGGACTACCACGAGTACGCCAGCGTCGCGGTGCACGACGAGCTGGCGCGCTGCCTCGACGCGATCGGCGCACCGCGGGTGTTCGCCTTCAGCACCCGCGGCCGGGTCGCCCATGTCGACGCCCGCTTCGCCGACGGCGACGCGCTGCTGTTCGGCTGCGAGACCGCCGGCCTGCCGTCCGACGTGCTCGACGCGGTTCCCCCGCCGCAACGCCTGCGCCTGCCGATGTGCCCGGACAGCCGCAGCCTGAACCTGTCGAACACGGTCGCCGTGGCCGTCTACGAAGCCTGGCGCCAGCTGGGTTTCCCCGGCGCCGCGAGCGTCTGA
- a CDS encoding ubiquinone biosynthesis accessory factor UbiJ: MNAATPNSWLPQPLRKLAGRALETALNHTLSLDPDTQQRLAALNGRRVQLHLRGPEIALAVTVEEARLKVGPPQDDSQLKVAATPGSLLAMLLRRDDDGIAPGKVEIAGDAELARRLEKLAGKFAPDFEEAFARSFGDVLGVPLAQAVRKGLAHARDSASHLTEDTADWLRDEARVALAPGEVEGFLDGVDEVRERSERLEARVQRLLQRLQGSAA, translated from the coding sequence ATGAACGCCGCCACTCCCAACTCCTGGTTGCCGCAGCCGCTGCGCAAGCTCGCCGGTCGCGCGCTGGAAACCGCGCTGAACCACACCTTGTCGCTGGACCCGGACACGCAACAGCGGCTCGCCGCGTTGAACGGCCGCCGCGTGCAGTTGCACCTGCGCGGGCCGGAAATAGCGTTGGCTGTCACGGTGGAAGAAGCACGCCTGAAAGTCGGGCCGCCGCAAGACGACAGCCAGCTGAAGGTGGCCGCCACACCGGGCAGCCTGCTGGCGATGCTGCTGCGCCGCGACGACGACGGCATCGCACCGGGCAAGGTGGAGATTGCCGGCGACGCCGAGCTGGCGCGCCGGCTGGAAAAACTGGCCGGCAAGTTCGCCCCGGATTTCGAGGAGGCGTTCGCGCGCAGCTTCGGCGACGTGCTCGGCGTGCCGCTGGCGCAAGCCGTACGCAAGGGCCTCGCGCACGCCCGCGACAGCGCCAGCCACCTCACCGAGGACACCGCCGACTGGCTGCGCGACGAGGCGCGCGTGGCGTTGGCGCCAGGCGAGGTCGAAGGGTTCCTCGATGGTGTGGACGAGGTGCGCGAACGCAGCGAGCGGCTCGAAGCGCGCGTGCAGCGACTGCTGCAGCGCCTGCAGGGCAGCGCCGCGTGA
- the ubiB gene encoding ubiquinone biosynthesis regulatory protein kinase UbiB, with protein sequence MTPLKVVPRLLRVAAVLLAYRLDELVDATHLYRPLKLLRPLVARPRIDIRGLPRGTRLRHALTELGPIFVKAGQVLSTRRDLVPADIADELALLQDQVAPFPGSEARTIVEGELKAPIGRLYAQFDETPLASASIAQVHAATLHDGREVVVKVLRPGIDAQIARDVKLLRSLGELAQRWHPNADKIRPLDVVAEVEKMLENELDLQREGASASLLKRNFSSGTDLYVPEVHWELTCARVLTLERVYGISSDDIAAIDAAGLDRKVLAAKGVRVFYEQVFRDNFFHADAHPGNIWVDPTRTGEPRFIALDFGIMGSLPEADQYWLAQNFIALFERDYARIAQLHVAAGWMPADVRLDELEAAVRTVCEPYFTRPLAQISLAELVVKLFQTARRFQLTLQPQLILLQKTLLNIEGVGRMLDPEIDIWAVAHPVLRRILRQRYSPLRTLRAMGKRLPEWLHHAPEFPDLVRDALRQVARGEQREQADPRGLKLAQDNARRQHRVLACSLLGSALLVAAALLWTLAPQRGIWPPLGAGIAGFLSFASGWPRSR encoded by the coding sequence GTGACGCCGCTGAAGGTGGTGCCGCGCCTGCTGCGGGTCGCCGCGGTACTGCTGGCGTACCGGCTCGACGAACTGGTCGACGCCACCCACCTGTACCGTCCGCTCAAGCTGCTGCGCCCGCTGGTGGCGCGCCCGCGCATCGACATCCGCGGCCTGCCGCGCGGTACGCGCCTGCGCCATGCGCTGACCGAACTGGGGCCGATCTTCGTCAAGGCCGGCCAGGTGCTGTCGACCCGCCGCGACCTGGTGCCGGCCGACATCGCCGACGAGCTCGCCCTGCTGCAGGATCAGGTCGCGCCGTTCCCGGGCAGCGAAGCACGGACCATCGTCGAAGGCGAACTGAAAGCGCCGATTGGCCGTCTATACGCCCAATTCGACGAAACCCCGCTGGCCTCCGCCTCGATCGCCCAGGTGCACGCCGCCACCCTGCACGACGGCCGCGAGGTGGTGGTGAAGGTGCTGCGTCCCGGCATCGACGCGCAGATCGCCCGCGACGTGAAGCTACTGCGCTCGCTCGGCGAACTGGCGCAACGCTGGCATCCGAACGCCGACAAGATCCGCCCGCTGGACGTCGTGGCCGAAGTCGAGAAGATGCTGGAAAACGAGCTGGACCTGCAGCGCGAAGGCGCCAGCGCCAGCCTGCTCAAGCGCAACTTCTCCAGCGGTACGGACCTGTACGTGCCCGAGGTGCACTGGGAACTGACCTGCGCGCGCGTGCTTACGCTGGAGCGCGTGTACGGCATCAGCAGCGACGACATCGCCGCGATCGACGCCGCCGGGCTCGACCGCAAGGTGCTCGCCGCCAAGGGCGTGCGGGTGTTCTACGAGCAGGTGTTCCGCGACAACTTCTTCCACGCCGACGCCCACCCCGGCAACATCTGGGTCGACCCCACGCGCACCGGCGAGCCGCGCTTCATCGCGCTGGACTTCGGCATCATGGGCTCGTTGCCGGAGGCCGACCAGTACTGGCTGGCACAGAACTTCATCGCGCTGTTCGAGCGCGACTACGCGCGCATCGCGCAACTGCATGTGGCCGCCGGCTGGATGCCCGCCGACGTGCGCCTGGACGAGCTGGAAGCCGCCGTGCGCACCGTGTGCGAGCCGTACTTCACCCGCCCGCTGGCACAGATCTCGCTGGCCGAGCTGGTGGTGAAGCTGTTCCAGACCGCGCGCCGCTTCCAGCTGACCCTGCAGCCACAGCTGATCCTGCTGCAGAAGACCCTGCTCAACATCGAGGGCGTGGGCCGCATGCTCGATCCGGAGATCGACATCTGGGCGGTCGCGCACCCGGTGCTGAGGCGCATCCTGCGCCAACGCTACAGCCCGCTGCGTACCTTGCGCGCCATGGGCAAGCGGCTGCCCGAGTGGCTGCACCACGCGCCGGAGTTTCCCGACCTGGTGCGCGATGCACTGCGCCAGGTCGCGCGCGGCGAACAGCGCGAGCAGGCCGATCCGCGGGGCTTGAAACTGGCGCAGGACAACGCCCGTCGTCAGCATCGGGTGCTGGCCTGCAGCCTGCTCGGCAGCGCGCTGCTGGTTGCTGCCGCGCTGCTGTGGACGCTGGCCCCGCAGCGTGGCATCTGGCCGCCGCTGGGCGCCGGTATCGCCGGTTTCCTCTCCTTCGCCAGCGGCTGGCCACGCTCGCGCTGA